The genomic window GTAGGTCTCGGGTCCGTGCCGCCACGCCCAGCCGCCGAACGGCGTACCGCCCGAACCGTCCGGATCCGTGATGACCCCGTCGAGGCTGACGAATGCGGTGACGATGACGTGTCCCATGGCTCCTGCTCCTTCTGTCGAGTGGTTGACGCCGGTACATACCGCCGGAAGGCCCGCGAATCATCGGTCCCCCGGGAATGTGACCTTGACCTCATTCGTCCAGATGGCCTACCGTATTCTGTATGCAATCTCACGGAAGGCAGGGACCCTCATGAGAGTTGCCGTTCTCGGCGCCGGTGCGATCGGTGCGTACGTCGGCGCGGCCCTGCACCGGGGTGGCACCGAGGTCCACCTGGTCGCCCGCGGCGCGCACCTGGAAGCGATCCGGTCGCACGGCGTCACGGTGCTCAGTCCGCGCGGCGACTTCACGGCGCGAACCCCGGCCACGGACGACCCGGTCGAGATCGGCCCGGTCGACTACGTGTTCCTCGGGCTCAAGGCGAACTCGTACGCGACCGCCGGCCCGTTGCTGCAGCCGCTGCTGCACGACAGCACGGTCGTCGTCGCGGCACAGAACGGCATCCCGTGGTGGTACTTTCACGGTCTGAAGGGCCCGTACGAAGGCCGCCGGATCGAATCGGTCGACCCCGGCGGCGCCGTCAGCCAGGTGCTCGACCTCGACCGCGCGATCGGCTGCGTCGTCTACTGCTCCACAGAACTCGAAGGACCGGGCGTCGTACGGCACCTGGAAGGCACCCGCTTCTCGATCGGTGAACCCGCCGGCGGCCCGTCGGAACGCTGCGAACGGTTCAGTACGGCGATGGTCGCGGGCGGCCTGAAGTGCCCGGTCGAGGCCGACATCCGCAACGAGATCTGGATCAAGCTGCTCGGCAACGCGGCGTTCAACCCGATCAGCGCGCTGGCCCGGGCGACGATGGTGGAGATCGCCACCCATCAGGGCACCCGGCAGATGGTCCGCCTGATGATGCAGGAGTCGCTCGAGGTCGCCGCCGCGCTCGGCTGCCACCCGGACATCTCGGTGGACAAGCGGATCGACGGCGCCGAACGGGTCGGCGAGCACAAGACGTCGATGCTGCAGGACCTGGAGAAGGACAAACCGCTCGAACTCGACGTGATCCTCGCCGCGGTTGTCGAACTCGCGGACCTGACCGGCGTCCGCGCGCCGACGCTGCGCGCCGTACACGCCGTCACGGATCTGCTGGCGAGCAAGGTCGGCGTCTAGGGGGAGTCGTGTGGCTCGCCGGGAGATCGGCGATGTTGACGCAAACATGTCTAGACTCCTGGCACATGGGAGGTGCCGGGTGGAGGGTACGTCAGTGCGGCGGCCACGAGGTCCGTCGATGGCCGACGTCGCGCGGCTGGCCGGCGTGTCCGGGCAGACCGTCTCGCGGGTCGCCAACGGCAAGCAGAACGTCGACTCGGTCACCCGCGCTCGCGTGCAGGACGCGATGCGCCAGCTCGGCTACCGCCCGAATGGCGCCGCCCGCGCGCTGCGCAACGGTGAGTTCCGCAGCATCGGCGTGATCGTCTTCGAACTTTCCACATTCGGTACGACGAGAACGCTGGATGCGATCGCGACCGCCGCCACCGCGCGCGGGTACTCGGTCAACCTGATGCCTGTGCTCTCGGTCAACCGCCAGGCAGTCACGGACGCTCTGACCCGGCTGGGGGAGCAGGCTGTCGACGGCGTGATCATGATGATCGAGGCGCGGATCCTCGACGAGGTCCAGCTGCCCGTGGGACTGCCCGTGGTCGTCGTGCATGCCGGTGCGCACTATGACCACCCGGTGGTCGACACCGACCAGACGCAGGGTGCCCGGCTCGCCACCGAGCACTTGCTCGACCTGGGGCACAGAACGGTGTGGCACGTCGGCGGGCCGCCGTCGTCGTTCGCGGCGGACCAGCGGCGCCGGTCCTGGGAGCAGACGCTCCGCGACCACGGCCGCGACGTACCACCCGTGCTGATCGGAGACTGGTCTTCCACCTCCGGGTACGACGCGGGCTGCGAGCTCGCCGTGGATCCAGCTGTGACCGCGGTCTTCGTAGCCAATGACCAGATGGCGCTCGGCGTACTGCGGGCGCTGCACGCGCATGGCCGGACCGTGCCTGCCGATGTGAGTGTGGTGGGGTTCGACGACATGGAAGAGGCGGCCCAGTTCTGGCCGCCTCTCACCACGGTCCGTCAGACCTTCACCGAGGTGGGCCGCTGCGCTGTAGACACCCTGCTTGCGGAGCTCCACTCCTCCGGCGGCCACACCCAGGTAGCTGTCGCGACGACTCTCGTTGTCCGCAACAGCACCGCTGCACCTTCTTAGACCGCGGCGACAGCGCGCAGCAGTTGCGCAGTCTCTGTCGGCGTCTTGCCGACACGTACTCCGGCCGCCTCCAGCGCTTCCTTCTTGGCGGCTGCGGTCCCCGACGAGCCGGAGACGATCGCGCCGGCGTGACCCATGGTCTTGCCCTCCGGCGCGGTGAAGCCCGCGACGTACCCGACGACGGGCTTGGTCACGTTCTCCTTGATGAACGCGGCCGCCCGCTCCTCGGCGTCACCACCGATCTCACCGATCATCACGATCGCGTCGGTGTCCGGGTCGTCCTGGAACGCCTGCAGCGCGTCGATGTGGGTGGTCCCGATGATCGGGTCGCCACCGATACCGATCGCGGTCGAGAACCCGAAGTCGCGCAGCTCGTACATCATCTGGTACGTCAGCGTGCCCGACTTGCTCACGAGCCCGATCCGGCCGGGACCCGCGATGTCCGCGGGGATGATGCCGGCGTTCGACCGGCCTGGGCTGATGATCCCGGGACAGTTCGGGCCAATGATCCGCGTCCCTTGAGCCTGTGCGTGTGCGAAGAAGGTGGCGGTGTCGTGCACCGGCACGCCCTCGGTGATCACCACGACCAACGGAATCCCGGCGTCGATCGCTTCCGTGACGGCTCCGAGTGTGAAGCGGGGCGGTACGAACACCACCGACACGTCCGCATCCGCCGCCCGCACCGCGTCCGCGCACGACCCGTACACCGGGATCGACCGCTTCGCGAAGTCCACCGACCGGCCGCCCTTGCCCGGTGTCACACCGCCGACCACAGTGGTGCCGGCGGCAAGCATTCGGCTGGTGTGCTTCTGCCCTTCGGACCCGGTCATGCCCTGCACGACGACCCGGCTCTTCTCGGTCAGGAAGACGGCCATCTCACGCTCCCTTCTGTGCAGCCAGCGCTGCCGCGTCGTCCATCGTGTCCGCCACCGTCACGAGCGGATGGTTGGCCTTGGCAAGGATCTTGCGGCCCTCGTCGACGTTGTTGCCGTCCAGCCGGACGACCAGCGGTTTGTCCGCCTGGTCGCCGAGCAACGCGAGCGCCTGCACGATGCCGTTCGAAACAGCGTCGCAGGCGGTGATCCCACCGAAGACGTTGACGAAAACACTGCGCACTTGCGGATCGGACAGGATGATGCCGAGCCCGTTCGCCATCACCTCGGCGCTCGCGCCACCGCCGATGTCGAGGAAGTTCGCCGGCTTCACGCCGCCGTACTGCTCACCCGCGTACGCGACCACGTCGAGGGTCGACATGACCAGGCCGGCGCCGTTGCCGATGATGCCGACCGAGCCGTCGAGCTTGACGTAGTTGAGGCCCTTCGCGTGCGCCTCGGCCTCGAGCGGATCCGCTGCCGTCTGGTCGCCGTACGACGCATGCTCCGGGTGCCGGTACGACGCGTTGTCGTCGAGCGTGACCTTGCCGTCGAGGGCCTCGAGCGATCCGTCGGCGAGTTTCACCAGCGGGTTCACCTCGACGAGGGAGGCGTCCTCGGCGAGGAAGACGTCCCACAACCGGCGGACGACCGTCGACGATCCGGCGGGGAAGCCGGCCGCGGCGACGATCTCGGCGGCCTTGCCCTCGTCGACACCGGCCGCCGGGTCGATCGGTATCTTCGCGATCGCGTCCGGGTTGCTGCGCGCGATCTCCTCGATCTCGACGCCGCCCTCGGTGCTGGCGATGCAGAGGTACTCGCGGTTCGCGCGGTCGACCAGGAGCGAGAAGTAGTACTCCTCGGCGATGTCCGCCGCCGGAGCGATCAGCACCCGTCGCACGGTGTGCCCCTTGATGTCCATCCCGAGGATCTCGCCGGCCCGGGCGACCGCTTCGTCCGGCGTGGCGGCCAGTTTCACGCCACCCGCCTTGCCGCGGCCGCCGGTCAGCACCTGCGCCTTCACCACCACGCGACCGCCGAGCTCGCGGGCCGCGTCCGCGGCGTCGGCCGGATCCTCGATCACCCGGCCGAGCGTCACCGGGACGTCGTGCCGGGCGAACAGCTCCTTGGCTTGGTACTCCATCAGGTCCACATGCGCCTCCTTGCGACGGTGTTCTGACGACTGTATGCGGTATGCAATCTCGTCACAAGAGCCACGAGGTCTGGACAGCGTGAGGCCGGCGCGGTACCACAGATCTCATACGGTATGCAGTAGTCAGGAGGCGACATGATTTCCACGCCCCGGGATGTGCGTGACGTCTACGGCCGGAAGTACCGGATCGGCGAGGATCCCCGTGAGCTCACCGGCCATCCGCGGCGCTGGCAGTTGTGGGCCGCTTGGGCCTGCATGGTCGCGATCAGTCCGCTGCAGTACTCGTTCGGTACGGCGGCACTCGGACTGGAGTCCGACCGCGGTTGGGGTACGGCGCGGACGCTCTGGCTGCTCGCCATCTTCGTCGCGTGTCAGGCGCTGGTCGCGGTACCGGCCGCCTGGGCGCATCGGGTACGCCGGGCAACGCCGACGCAGCTCGTCATCGTGGGCGGGGTGCTCGCCGCGATCGGGCTCGTCACGCTGGCTCAGGTGCACAACTACGCTGCGGTCCTCGCCGGCTACTCGCTCGCCGGTGGCGCCGGCGCCGGGATCGTGTACGCCGCCTGCATCACGACCTCGGCGCGCTGGTTCCCGGAGCGCCGGACGGCGACGATCGGCTTCGTCACGGGCGGGTTCGCGGTTGGTGCCGTCCCGAGCATCGTGCTGCTGGCGACTGTCGACCAGAGCCTCGCCTACGATCTGACAGCCGGGGTTGCGCTGCTCGTGGTGTTGATCGCGGGTGGGTTGCTGAAGGATCCGCCGCGGCACTGGTGGCCGGCCTCGATCGACGCGCAGGCCTGGGCGATCGACCGGAAACTGAACCGGAGCATCCCGCACAACGCGCCCGCCGTTCGCCACTACCGCCCTGGTGAGGCCTGGAGGACCGGCGCGCTGCCGCTCATGTGGTTGCTGCTGGCAATCAGTACGGCGCTCTCGCTCTTCGGCATCGCCTTCGTGGTGCCGTACGCCGTCGACTCCGGTCACAGTCTGGCGCTGGCGGCTGCGGCTGCTGGAATGCTCGCTGCCGTCAACGGTCTCGGACGATCGTCGGCAGGCAGTCTGTCGGACCGATTCGGTCGCCGACGGGTCTTGGCCGCCGTGCTGATGGTTGAGGGCTTCGCGCACATGGGACTGGTGGTCGCGAGACCAGGCTGGGTTTTCGTCGTGTGTGCGATGTTCGCCGGACTGGGCGGTGGAGCGTTCTACGCGATCATGGCCAACCTCGTCCTGGAGTTCTTCGGCGAGAACAGCCTGCTGCAGAACCAGGCGATCCTGTACTCCGCCAAGGCTGCCGGCGGACTGCTCGGTATCGGCGTGGCCGCCTCCGTGGTCAGCGCAGTCGGCTACCGCCCGCTCTTCCTCGGCGCCGGCCTTCTCGGCATACTGACCGCATTCAGCGTCCGCCTGCTCAAACAACCCGGTAGGCCGGCCCTCCCGGTCCGGTCCCAACTAGGCACCCCGGTATCAGGCGAGTGAGCCCCTACGGCAAGATCGCCCGCCCCGAACCCTGCCTGATGGAACTCGTCTCCCGCCTGGCTCGCGAACCCTGGACAGACCGCCCGACCTGCGTTCACCCGGTCCTGAGCGCGATAGCCCGAGCAGTCCACGACCACACCACCCCAGCCGGCCGCCGCGCCCTCCTCCCACTGGCCCCGAGCTTCCTCAACACCAGCACCCCCGGAGTCGAGGCCGCCGCCCGCCTGGTAGCCCTATGCACGTCAACGGCGCTGTCAGCCGCCGGAGAATCCGAGCCAACCCGCGACGAACGCCGGCGCCTGACCGCAGCTCACCAAACAGCGCTGCACCTGCTTGGTTCCGAGAGCAGTCCTGGGGGAGCGGCGCGCTGGTGGTTACCAGTACTCTCGCCGTTCAACTGGAGCGAGCCGTTCTACCGCACGTTCATAGCCACCGAACAAGCAGCAGAAGCGGTAGCGGTCATCGCGAGGACAGCAAGCGACGTACGACTGCGCAGCCTGCTCAAGCTGTGCCTGGCGACTCAAAGCGCCGTTCGGCCCAATCCTTCCTGCTCGGCTTCTGCCCAGAAATCGTGGTCGTAGTCGCCGTCCGGGATGACCACCAGCTCGTGCCGCCGGGGTGCGCGCACCTGCTGGGAAAGCCGCTCCAGATCGGCCGTGCACCGGGACAGATCGTCCAGCAACCGCAGTACGTCGAGCTGCGGACCGAGGCGATTCCTCAACGCAGCAAGGGATTTCTCCAACGCGACCAGTGCCGCACGGGTCCGGTCGAGTTCCTCGGGAATCGTCATCGCAGCCTCCTGGTGCCGAGCTCTGGACAACCGCCACGCACTGGGTTAAGACTACGACTACACCATACGGTATGCAATCTACATCAAGCCCGATCAGGGCCGTTCCGAGGAGTTGACTGCAGATGGCGCAGACAGTGTCGGAGACCCAGCCAGTCGCGGAAGTCCCGCACGGCGCAGAGCCGGAGACGATCTCCGGTGGTCACCTCGTCGCGAAGGCCTTGAAGGCCGAGGGAATCGACGTGATCTTCACGCTCTGCGGCGGCCACATCATCGACATCTACGACGGCTGCGTGGACGAGGGCATCGCGGTGGTGGACGTCCGGCACGAGCAGGTCGCCGCGCACGCGGCCGACGGGTACGCGCGGATCACCGGCAAACCCGGCTGCGCGGTCGTCACGGCCGGCCCGGGGACGACGGACGCGGTCACCGGTGTAGCGAATGCGTTCCGCGCCGAGAGCCCGATGTTGCTGATCGGCGGCCAGGGCGCGCTGAACCAGCACAAGATGGGGTCCCTGCAGGACCTGCCGCACGTCGACATGATGACGCCGATCACGAAGTTCGCGGCGACCGTGCCGCACACCGCGCGGGTCGCGGACATGGTGTCGATGGCGTTCCGCGAGTGCTACAACGGCGCGCCCGGCCCGTCGTTCCTGGAGATCCCGCGCGACATCCTCGACAACTCGGTGCCGGTCGAGTCCGCGACCGTTCCCGAGGCCGGGCACTACCGCGCGTCGACGAAGAGCATCGGCGACCCCGCGAGCGTCGAGGCGCTGGCGGATCTGCTCGTCCGGGCGGAGAAGCCCGTCGTGCTGCTCGGCTCCCAGGTGTGGACGTCCCGCGGCAGCGAGGCGGCGACCGAGTTCGTCCGGACGCTCGACGTCCCCGCGTTCATGAACGGCGCTGCCCGCGGCACGCTGCCACCGGGCGACCCGCACCACTTCCACCTGTCCAGGCGGTACGGGTTCAACAACGCGGACCTGATCCTGATCGTCGGTACGCCGTTCGACTTCCGGATGGGGTACGGGCGGCGGCTGCCGAAGAGCGCGACCGTCGTACAGATCGACCTTGACTACCGCACGGTCGGGAAGAATCGGGACATCGACCTCGGCCTGGTCGGCGACCCGGGCGCGATCCTCGCGGCGGTCACCCAGGCGGCGTCGGGCCGGCTGCAGAAGACCGACCGCAAGGCGTGGTTCGCGGAGCTCCGCGCCGAGGAGGACGCGGCGTACCAGAAGCGGCTGCCGCGCCAGCTGTCCGACGCGAACCCGATCCACCCGCTGCGGCTCGCGCACGAGATCAACGAGTTCCTCACCGAGGACTCGATCTACATCGGCGACGGTGGTGACATCGTCACGTTCTCCGGCGGCGTCGTCCAGCCGAAGTCGCCCGGCCACTGGATGGACCCGGGTCCGCTCGGCACGCTCGGCGTCGGCATCCCGTTCGTGCTCGCGGCGAAGTACGCGCGGCCCGACCAGGAGGTGGTCGCGCTGTTCGGCGACGGCGCGTTCTCGCTGACCGGGTGGGACTTCGAGACGCTGGTCCGCTACAACCTTCCGTTCGTCGGTGTCATCGGCAACAACTCGTCGATGAACCAGATCCGCTACGGCCAGGAAGCGAAGTACGGCAAGGACCGCGGCCGGATCGGCAACACCCTCGGCGACGTCAGGTACGACGAGTTCGCCCGGATGCTCGGCGGGTACGGCGAGGAGGTCCGCGACCCGGCCGACATCGGGCCGGCGCTGCTGCGGGCCCGCGAATCCGGCCTGCCGTCACTGATCAACGTCTGGGTCGACCCGGACGCCTACGCCCCCGGAACCATGAACCAGACCATGTACAAGTAAAGGGGACCCCGTCATGACCAAGGCCCTCGAGGGTGTCCGTGTACTCGACATGACCCACGTGCAGTCCGGCCCGTCCTGCACCCAGATCCTCGCCTGGCTCGGTGCCGACGTGATCAAGCTGGAGGCACCGACCGGCGACATCACCCGCCAGCAGCTGCGCGACCTGCCGGACGTCGACAGCCTCTACTTCACGATGCTCAACTGCAACAAGCGCAGCATCACGCTGAACATGAAGTCCGATCGCGGCAAGGAGATCTTCGCCGACCTGGTTCGCGACGTCGACGTGCTGGTGGAGAACTTCGCGCCCGGCGCGATCGACCGGATGGGCTTCACCTGGGAACGCCTGCAGGAGCTCAACCCGGGCCTGATCTTCGCGTCGATCAAGGGCTTCGGCCCGGGACGGTACGAGAACTTCAAGGCGTACGAGGTGGTCGCCCAGGCGATGGGCGGCGCGATGAGTACGACGGGGTTCGAGGACGGACCGCCGACCGCGACCGGTGCGCAGATCGGCGACTCCGGGACCGGGATCCACCTGGTGGCCGGCATCCTCGCCGCCCTGTTCCAGCGGACGCACACCGGCAAGGGACAACGAGTGACCGTCGCCATGCAGGAGGCCGTACTGAATCTGACTCGCGTGAAACTCCGCGACCAGCAGCGGCTGGCGCACGGGCCGCTGCGCGAGTACCCGAACGAGCACTTCAACGGCGAGGTCCCGCGGTCCGGGAACGCGTCCGGCGGCGGGCAGCCGGGCTGGGCCCTGCGCTGCGCGCCCGGAGGCCCGAACGACTACATCTACGTGATCGTCCAGCCGCCGGGCTGGGCGCCGATCGCGGAGCTGATCGGCAAGCCCGAACTGGCCGAGGACCCGGACTGGGCGACGCCGGCCGCGCGGCTGGACAAGCTCGACAAGATGTTCGCGCTGATCGAGCAGTGGACCGAGCAGCACACCAAGTTCGAGGTGATGGACAAGCTCAACGCGCTGAACGTGCCGTGCGGACCGATCATGTCCACGGCCGAGCTGATCGCGGACGAGACCCTCGCCGAACTCGGAGCGGTGGTCGAGGTCGAGCACCCGCAGCGCGGCACGTTCAAGACCGTCGGGTGTCCGATCAAGCTGTCCGACTCGCCGGTCGAGGTCCAGACCTCACCTGGGCTCGGCGAGCACAACTCCGCCATCTACGGCTCGCTCGGGATCTCCGGCGCCGAGCTCGACGACCTGAAGACCGCCGGCGTGATCTGACGTAGGAGAGCAGATGAGCTACGACAAGGCAGCAGTCCGGACCGTCCTCGACCAGGCGCTGGCGGACGGCCGTACTTCGCTGAGCGCGCCCGAGGCCAAGCTCGTCGCCGACGCGTACGGCATCCCGACGCCGGGTGAAGGGCTGGCAACGACTGCCGACGGCGCCGCCGGTCTCGCGGCCGAGATCGGGTTCCCGGTGGTGCTCAAGATCGTCTCGCCGGACATCCTGCACAAGACCGACGCCGGCGGCGTGGTGGTCGGCGTCGACTCCGAGGACGCGGCGCGGCAGGCCTATCAGCAGATCGTCGACAATGCGATGGCCTACGAACCGGGGGCCGAGATTGTCGGCGTCCAGGTACAGAAGATGCTGGTCACCGGTGGCGACGTGCAGGAAGTGATCGTCGGCGCCGTCACCGACCCGACCTTCGGCAAGGTGGTCGCGTTCGGGCTCGGCGGCGTACTCGTCGAGGTGCTGAAGGACGTCACCTTCCGGCTCGCGCCGCTGACCGCGGACGAGGCGCGGGCGATGGTCGACGGGATCGAGGCACGCGAGATGCTCGAGGGCGTCCGCGGTGCCCGGCCTGTCGATAAGCAGTTCGTCGGCGAGCTGATCAAGCGGGTGTCCGACCTGGTCACGGACTTCCCGGAGTTCGCCGAGGTGGACCTGAACCCGGTACTGGCCGGGCCGGACGGCGCCACCGCGGTCGACTTCCGGATCATCGTCGACGCCGAGGCGGCCAAGCCGGTCGAGCGGTACAGCCAGGAGCAGATCCTGACCGCGATGACCCGGATCATGAAGCCGCGCGCGGTCGCGGTGATCGGGGCGTCCAACGAGGACGGCAAGATCGGCAACTCGGTGATGAAGAACCTGGTGAACGGCGGGTACGCCGGGGACATCTACCCGGTCAATCCTCGCGGCGGGGAGGTCCTCGGGCTGAAAGCGTTCCCCTCGGTGCTGGATGTGCCGGGAGACGTCGACGTCGCGGTGTTCGCCGTACCGGCCAAGTTCGTCGGCGCGGCGCTCGAGCAGTGCGGGCAGAAGGGGGTCGCCGGCGCGATCCTGATCCCGTCCGGGTTCGCCGAGACCGGCGAACAGGAGCTTCAGGACGAGGTCGTCGCGATCGCCCGCAAACACAACGTGCGGATCCTCGGGCCGAACATCTACGGCTACTACTACCTGCCGGAGAGCCTGTGCGCGACGTTCTGCACGCCGTACGACGTCCGCGGGTCGGTGGCGCTGTCGTCGCAGTCGGGCGGCATCGGGATGGCGATCCTCGGCTTCAGCCGGTCCAGCCGGATGGGAGTTTCCGCGATCGTTGGAGTAGGCAACAAGGCCGACATCGACGAGGATGACCTCCTGACGTTCTTCGAGAGCGACGACAACACCAACCTGATCGCCATGCACCTTGAGGACCTGAAGGACGGCCGGGCCTTCGCCGAGACGGCGGCCCGGGTGTCCAAGCGCAAGCCGGTCGTCGTACTGAAGGCCGGCCGTACCTCCCTGGGTGCCCGCGCCGCCAGCTCGCACACCGGCGCGCTGGCCGGCAACGACAAGGTGTACGACGACATCCTCAAGCAGAGCGGCGTGGTCCGCGCGCCGGGGCTGAACGAGATGCTCCAGTACGCCCGCGGGATCCCGCTGCTGCCGACGCCGAAGGGCGAGAACGTCGTGATCATCACCGGCGCTGGCGGTTCCGGCGTACTGCTGTCGGACGCCTGTGCGGACGCCGGTCTGACGCTGATGGACATCCCCGACGACCTGGACGCGGCGTTTCGGGAGTTCATCCCGCCGTTCGGCGCGGCCGGCAACCCGGTCGACATCACCGGCGGCGAACCACCCTCGACGTACCGGAACACGATCGCGCTCGGGCTGTCCGACGAGCGGATCCACGCGCTCATCCTGGGCTACTGGCACACGATCGTGACGCCGCCGATGGTGTTCGCGGAGCTGGTCGCCGACGTCGTCGAGGAGTTCCGGGCCAAGGGCATCGACAAGCCCGTGGTCGCCTCGCTGTCCGGCGACGTCGAGGTCGAGGCGGCGTCGCAGTACCTGTTCGACCACGGTGTGGTCGCGTACCCGTACACCACCGAGACCCCGGTCCAGGTTCTCGGTGCGAAGTACCGCTGGGCCCGCAACGCCGGCCCGCTGGGCCACCGTTGATCTTCGGCTGATTGGAGGAGTACGGCGCGGGGGAGTAACCATCGCTAGTTGGCGTCGAACTAAGGAGTCCGCCTTGGACGTCACGAGCAAGACCTCAGAAGTACCCGAAGAACCGGCGGCCGCGGTCACCGAGAAGGTCTGGAAGGCCGGCCGGCTCGAACCGATGCCGATCCGGAAACTTCCGGACGCACCACCCTCCCTGCACATCCTCGGCCCGACCGTGTTCCTGGTCGCGCTCGGTGTGGGCATGGGGGAGTCGTACATGTGGCCCCGGCTCGTCCTGGTGTTCGGGCCGGACATCCGCTGGTTGTTCATGGTCGGTGTCACGCTGCAGGCCTTCGTGCTGCTGGAGATGGCGCGGTACGCGATGGCCACCGGGGAGAGCATCTTCTTCGGCGCGGCCCGGATCTTCAAACCGCTGATGTGGTTCTTCTACGCGGCCGCGATCCTGATCTACATGTGGCCGGGCCATCTGTCCGCGGGCGCGGCCGCCTTCGAGGAGATCACCGGCATACCCTGGCAGGTCACCGCGTGCGTGGCTCTGGTGTTCGTCGGTGTGCTGTTCAGTCTGTTGTCGGTGATCTACAACTTCCTCGAGAAACTGCTGGGCCTGCTGATCGGGCTGCTGGTCGTCGGTACGTCGGTGATCGCGGCGATCGTCGGCAGCTGGGACGACCTCGGCCGGACGCTGGCCGGGATGTTCGCGTTCG from Kribbella jejuensis includes these protein-coding regions:
- a CDS encoding acetate--CoA ligase family protein; protein product: MSYDKAAVRTVLDQALADGRTSLSAPEAKLVADAYGIPTPGEGLATTADGAAGLAAEIGFPVVLKIVSPDILHKTDAGGVVVGVDSEDAARQAYQQIVDNAMAYEPGAEIVGVQVQKMLVTGGDVQEVIVGAVTDPTFGKVVAFGLGGVLVEVLKDVTFRLAPLTADEARAMVDGIEAREMLEGVRGARPVDKQFVGELIKRVSDLVTDFPEFAEVDLNPVLAGPDGATAVDFRIIVDAEAAKPVERYSQEQILTAMTRIMKPRAVAVIGASNEDGKIGNSVMKNLVNGGYAGDIYPVNPRGGEVLGLKAFPSVLDVPGDVDVAVFAVPAKFVGAALEQCGQKGVAGAILIPSGFAETGEQELQDEVVAIARKHNVRILGPNIYGYYYLPESLCATFCTPYDVRGSVALSSQSGGIGMAILGFSRSSRMGVSAIVGVGNKADIDEDDLLTFFESDDNTNLIAMHLEDLKDGRAFAETAARVSKRKPVVVLKAGRTSLGARAASSHTGALAGNDKVYDDILKQSGVVRAPGLNEMLQYARGIPLLPTPKGENVVIITGAGGSGVLLSDACADAGLTLMDIPDDLDAAFREFIPPFGAAGNPVDITGGEPPSTYRNTIALGLSDERIHALILGYWHTIVTPPMVFAELVADVVEEFRAKGIDKPVVASLSGDVEVEAASQYLFDHGVVAYPYTTETPVQVLGAKYRWARNAGPLGHR